One Novipirellula artificiosorum DNA segment encodes these proteins:
- the can gene encoding carbonate dehydratase, translating to MRLLKDLFDKNRAWAARSVEADPQFFERLSHLQSPKYLWIGCADSRVPANQIVGLDPGELFVHRNIANLVVHTDLNCLSVMQFAVEVLNVEHIIVCGHYGCGGVSAALFNKELGLSENWIRHLQDVVRIHQSRLDEIEVPRARCDLLCELNVVEQVMNVCRTTIVREAWRCGQSLAVHGWIYSLDDGRLRDLNTSITSSNEMVPFYENTLDRLGRK from the coding sequence GTGCGTTTGCTAAAAGACCTCTTTGACAAGAACCGAGCATGGGCGGCCCGCAGCGTTGAGGCGGATCCTCAATTTTTTGAGCGTCTTTCGCACTTGCAGTCCCCAAAGTATTTGTGGATCGGGTGTGCCGATAGTCGCGTTCCAGCGAACCAGATCGTAGGGCTCGATCCCGGTGAACTTTTTGTCCATCGCAATATCGCCAACTTGGTCGTTCACACCGACTTGAACTGTTTGTCGGTCATGCAGTTCGCGGTTGAAGTGCTCAACGTCGAACACATCATCGTCTGCGGCCACTACGGATGCGGCGGTGTTTCGGCAGCGCTGTTCAACAAGGAACTGGGACTCAGTGAAAACTGGATTCGTCACTTGCAGGACGTCGTCCGGATTCATCAATCGCGACTTGATGAAATCGAAGTTCCGCGAGCCCGCTGTGATTTGTTGTGTGAATTGAACGTCGTTGAGCAGGTCATGAACGTATGCCGCACGACGATCGTTCGCGAAGCATGGAGGTGCGGCCAATCGCTCGCCGTGCATGGATGGATCTACTCGCTCGACGACGGCCGGTTGCGTGATTTAAACACCAGCATCACCAGCAGCAACGAGATGGTGCCGTTCTACGAAAACACGCTCGATCGGCTAGGTCGAAAATAG
- a CDS encoding S1 RNA-binding domain-containing protein gives MTVDLEAIARRGRCEETNLRIALPLIEQGYSPPFLARYRRDELGGLDEASLWALAEAVGAEKMLAARRTELLADWKATPLADPALGRAIEKANSKRMLERLARRIKLESNQAVDPGTRLAVRVLNPEKGDSDDFQTLAEAVDGLEKAEEAIGNLEESLARRLAGDPRMINAAVQWLSKHARIHVAEISDPHIGSDDASPGDSNSGDSPTKGNGSKAEDTQETTASIVSASAKPAAVTESAADVPPTAEAADVTSAAGPDAASPDAAESEAESVDPVAAVTEPSAETAQPPAATETPAATEAPAATETPAATETPAATETPAATETPAATETPAAAETPAVVKPITSAKEITAKKPDPSKAKPTSPKKQKKVSPRQRRRRWLMSVLKPLEGKRIVANKLSSFQTVMLARALRSQVAQCSFEYDANKLVEELQNTASRINSRLGDTLQHVVVENEADIRGAAEAAWWDELQERASGRLLGIAADHLRGQVNRGGVEAKVILSIDAVGPRTAAASIVSSDGRLLHCEDLPCQLSAAMRSQAVLRMGELIHTYHVDLIVISNGPARRGCLVAISELIKQSPENSIRWTLADRSGADAYAGSPIADQEMRSTPRRFRAASWVAFSVIQPAQAIAKVDPLKLRLGSFQRELSDHALLEVLDDVIVSGASRGGVDVNSAPPSWLSRLPGVTEAVAEAIDQTRRNALFASRDQLSTLSGWPEAASLRQALPFLRVFGSDEPLDGTLIHPDDYPLAKKLAAALEVEMPPSAPPGYEPPDFSEESKPAAEGSAEGQPGTDEASAAGSADDGAGSISETETTAAEKPFGPEDTAPQEAAAEETTVSGDAPADEVEPQTEAADTTATDLETVDASLSSEAAPSESSVGDADAPESSNPDAEVTAENPGQLSAEPDAVRRPLPDKAKVDKCVKEWQIGYRRAYQLVRWLCDPFGDIDVSYGVSHGVLSSVPSLKTLKPGDQVIGVAVGVMPFGVFVELAPDCSGLIHVSKVSDRFVEDLHEAVQVGDVVTTWVTGIDEKRRRVALSAISPEREAEIQEMRQQRSPRGQGNARGQGGPPRGSGQARGRGGNDSQQRGGGQPGGARAGDSRSSGSGDRSAGGRDRAPSRGGSGRGGERGRGRDNRGRDGRGGGRGREKQPESYRVVSSKPVEPISDAMKKGAEPLRSFGDLMQFMSKPEPEKKLEPKSEAAPTSDVVTEAPVTEAPATEAPVTEAPVTEAPVTEAAGADSSTSIANSPPPAAEPTVPDAEAPLSAPPAAVSEPAAAEGQPKSPPTDSPA, from the coding sequence ATGACTGTCGATCTAGAAGCAATTGCCCGACGCGGGCGTTGCGAGGAAACGAATTTACGAATTGCATTGCCCTTAATCGAGCAGGGTTATTCACCGCCATTTCTGGCACGTTACCGCCGCGATGAACTCGGTGGGCTCGATGAAGCGAGCCTGTGGGCGCTCGCAGAGGCGGTCGGAGCGGAAAAGATGCTGGCCGCTCGCCGCACGGAGCTGCTCGCCGATTGGAAAGCGACCCCGTTAGCTGATCCGGCGCTCGGTCGTGCGATTGAAAAAGCCAATAGCAAGCGGATGCTCGAACGGCTGGCGCGCCGTATCAAACTGGAATCGAACCAGGCGGTGGATCCAGGGACCAGGTTGGCGGTGCGGGTTCTGAATCCCGAGAAAGGGGATAGCGACGATTTCCAAACGCTTGCCGAAGCGGTCGATGGGCTTGAGAAGGCCGAAGAAGCGATCGGAAATCTTGAAGAATCGCTCGCGCGTCGGCTCGCGGGTGACCCGCGAATGATCAACGCCGCGGTCCAGTGGCTCAGCAAGCACGCTCGAATTCACGTCGCCGAGATCAGCGATCCGCATATCGGTAGCGACGACGCGTCACCAGGCGACTCCAATTCCGGCGATTCTCCGACAAAGGGCAACGGATCAAAGGCCGAAGATACCCAAGAAACGACGGCTTCCATCGTATCGGCGTCGGCAAAGCCGGCTGCCGTAACGGAATCGGCTGCCGATGTTCCGCCAACGGCCGAGGCGGCGGATGTGACGAGCGCTGCCGGCCCCGATGCTGCCAGTCCCGATGCTGCAGAGTCGGAAGCTGAAAGTGTGGACCCCGTTGCGGCCGTGACCGAACCCTCAGCGGAGACCGCGCAACCCCCTGCCGCCACCGAGACTCCTGCCGCCACCGAGGCTCCTGCCGCCACCGAGACTCCAGCCGCCACCGAGACTCCAGCCGCAACCGAGACTCCAGCTGCAACCGAGACTCCCGCTGCAACCGAGACTCCTGCTGCAGCCGAGACTCCTGCGGTGGTCAAGCCGATCACTTCCGCGAAGGAAATCACGGCGAAAAAGCCTGATCCCTCAAAGGCAAAACCCACCTCGCCCAAAAAGCAGAAAAAAGTTTCGCCACGTCAGCGGCGGCGGCGTTGGTTGATGAGCGTGCTGAAACCGCTCGAAGGCAAACGGATCGTCGCAAACAAACTCAGCTCGTTTCAAACCGTCATGCTGGCGCGTGCACTGCGAAGCCAAGTCGCTCAGTGTTCGTTTGAATACGACGCAAACAAGTTGGTTGAGGAACTCCAAAACACGGCATCGCGAATCAACTCGCGACTCGGCGATACACTCCAACACGTCGTTGTCGAGAACGAGGCGGACATCCGCGGGGCTGCAGAAGCTGCCTGGTGGGATGAATTGCAAGAACGAGCTTCGGGACGGTTGCTTGGAATCGCGGCGGACCACCTGCGTGGCCAAGTCAATCGTGGTGGCGTGGAAGCCAAAGTCATTTTGTCGATTGACGCGGTAGGGCCGCGCACGGCAGCAGCTTCGATCGTTTCCAGCGACGGTCGCTTGTTGCATTGTGAGGATTTGCCCTGCCAGCTGTCAGCCGCAATGCGATCGCAGGCGGTACTTCGCATGGGTGAGCTGATCCACACCTACCACGTCGATTTGATCGTCATCAGCAACGGTCCAGCACGGCGTGGCTGTTTGGTTGCGATTAGCGAATTGATCAAGCAATCACCCGAAAACTCGATTCGCTGGACCCTGGCCGATCGCAGCGGGGCGGACGCTTACGCAGGCAGCCCGATCGCGGATCAAGAGATGCGATCGACGCCGCGCCGATTCCGTGCTGCGTCATGGGTGGCGTTCTCGGTCATTCAACCTGCACAGGCGATCGCCAAAGTGGATCCGCTCAAGTTGCGGTTGGGCTCTTTCCAACGCGAATTGTCCGATCACGCTCTGTTGGAAGTTCTTGATGATGTGATCGTTTCTGGCGCGTCGCGAGGTGGCGTTGATGTGAATTCGGCACCTCCATCATGGTTGAGTCGTCTGCCAGGGGTGACCGAAGCGGTTGCCGAAGCGATCGACCAAACACGTCGAAACGCGTTGTTTGCTTCGCGCGATCAACTGAGCACCTTGTCAGGTTGGCCCGAAGCTGCCTCCCTTCGCCAAGCTCTGCCATTTTTGCGTGTCTTTGGGAGCGATGAACCGCTCGATGGCACGCTGATTCATCCCGATGACTATCCGCTCGCAAAGAAGTTGGCCGCTGCTCTCGAAGTGGAAATGCCACCTTCGGCACCCCCCGGTTACGAGCCTCCTGATTTCAGCGAGGAATCCAAGCCGGCGGCTGAGGGATCCGCGGAGGGACAACCCGGAACCGACGAAGCGTCGGCGGCGGGTTCGGCGGACGACGGCGCTGGTTCAATCAGTGAAACCGAGACCACCGCTGCTGAGAAACCGTTTGGCCCCGAGGATACCGCGCCCCAAGAGGCAGCAGCCGAAGAGACAACGGTCAGCGGCGATGCACCGGCGGACGAGGTGGAGCCGCAGACCGAAGCAGCCGATACCACTGCGACCGATTTGGAAACGGTGGATGCTTCATTAAGTAGTGAAGCGGCCCCAAGCGAATCGAGTGTTGGGGATGCCGATGCACCGGAGTCATCAAACCCAGATGCTGAAGTCACCGCGGAGAACCCGGGGCAGTTGAGTGCCGAACCCGATGCGGTTCGCCGACCGCTGCCGGATAAGGCAAAGGTCGACAAGTGTGTCAAGGAATGGCAGATTGGATATCGACGAGCGTACCAGTTGGTACGTTGGCTTTGTGATCCGTTTGGCGACATTGATGTTTCCTATGGCGTGTCCCACGGCGTTTTGTCTTCGGTTCCTTCGCTCAAGACATTGAAACCGGGTGACCAAGTCATTGGGGTTGCTGTCGGCGTGATGCCGTTTGGTGTTTTCGTCGAGTTGGCGCCGGATTGCAGCGGATTGATTCACGTCAGCAAGGTGTCCGATCGGTTCGTCGAGGATTTGCATGAAGCGGTCCAGGTCGGTGACGTGGTCACGACTTGGGTGACCGGCATCGACGAGAAGCGTCGTCGCGTAGCCCTCAGTGCGATTTCACCAGAACGCGAGGCCGAAATTCAGGAAATGCGCCAACAGCGCAGCCCAAGAGGTCAAGGAAACGCTCGCGGCCAAGGTGGACCTCCACGCGGAAGCGGACAGGCACGAGGACGTGGCGGCAATGACTCGCAGCAGCGCGGCGGCGGTCAGCCCGGGGGCGCAAGGGCCGGGGATTCACGTTCATCCGGCTCGGGCGACCGGTCGGCTGGCGGACGCGATCGAGCGCCAAGCCGTGGTGGTTCGGGGCGTGGTGGCGAGCGAGGACGTGGACGTGACAACCGCGGACGAGACGGTCGTGGTGGCGGCCGAGGACGTGAAAAACAACCCGAATCGTATCGCGTCGTCAGCAGCAAACCGGTGGAACCGATTTCGGATGCGATGAAAAAGGGTGCCGAGCCGCTCCGTTCGTTCGGTGATTTGATGCAGTTCATGTCGAAGCCAGAACCCGAAAAGAAGCTAGAACCCAAGTCCGAAGCAGCACCGACGAGTGATGTCGTGACCGAGGCTCCCGTGACCGAGGCTCCCGCGACCGAGGCTCCCGTGACCGAGGCTCCCGTGACCGAGGCTCCCGTGACCGAGGCCGCTGGGGCCGACTCCTCAACCTCGATTGCGAATTCGCCACCCCCTGCTGCGGAACCGACGGTCCCTGACGCCGAGGCGCCTTTGAGTGCACCCCCAGCCGCGGTTTCTGAGCCAGCGGCCGCGGAGGGTCAGCCGAAGTCGCCGCCCACGGATTCCCCTGCCTAA
- a CDS encoding efflux RND transporter periplasmic adaptor subunit has protein sequence MRTLVKLMLLLLVIGGAVAAAYKPVRRYWKERNRVKWETDEIVRGDITRFVTSTGTIQPVLKVSVGSFVSGPIVELNVDFNDDVTEGDIMARIDPRLFIANVQRDEATLTTREAEVERVEGQLQQALNNYKRGQNLRERNEAFLSDREMDALVFEVKTLQAQRKLAKASVLQAQATLDNSKANLQYCEITAPVDGVVIDRKIDPGQTLAAAFQTPELFVVAPDLRKKVHVFASVDEADIGMIQEAKEASRPVEFTVDAHRDELFHGEIEQIRLSSVSTQNVVTYPVLVAASNTDLKLLPGMTASISFAVDSQKDILKIPNASLRFYPENVEWVRSEDRKLLDSSRWASQKEDDENPEAISAGEKADARRRNNQRHVWVVEGEFLRAVEVTTGLTEYRYTELVSGDLKEGDQLVTGQET, from the coding sequence ATGAGAACCCTGGTAAAACTGATGCTGCTACTGCTGGTGATCGGCGGTGCTGTGGCGGCAGCGTACAAACCGGTGCGGCGGTATTGGAAGGAGCGAAACCGAGTCAAATGGGAGACCGACGAAATCGTCCGTGGCGACATCACTCGTTTTGTGACGTCGACAGGCACGATCCAGCCGGTACTCAAAGTTTCCGTTGGATCCTTTGTATCCGGGCCAATCGTGGAGCTGAATGTCGATTTCAACGACGATGTCACCGAGGGTGACATCATGGCCAGAATCGATCCGCGGCTCTTTATCGCGAATGTTCAACGCGACGAAGCCACTTTGACGACACGTGAAGCCGAAGTCGAACGGGTCGAGGGCCAGTTACAACAAGCACTGAACAACTACAAACGTGGCCAGAATCTCCGCGAGCGCAACGAAGCGTTTTTGTCGGATCGTGAAATGGACGCACTGGTTTTCGAAGTCAAGACGCTGCAGGCTCAGCGTAAGCTTGCCAAGGCGTCGGTGTTGCAGGCGCAGGCGACGCTCGACAATTCCAAAGCAAACTTACAGTATTGCGAAATCACCGCTCCGGTCGACGGCGTGGTGATCGATCGCAAAATTGATCCGGGACAGACCTTGGCGGCTGCATTTCAAACCCCCGAGCTGTTTGTCGTGGCCCCCGACCTGCGGAAAAAAGTACATGTGTTCGCCTCGGTTGACGAAGCGGACATTGGCATGATTCAAGAAGCGAAAGAAGCGTCTCGACCGGTTGAGTTCACGGTGGATGCCCACCGGGATGAACTCTTTCACGGCGAGATTGAACAGATTCGGCTCAGCAGTGTCTCGACGCAGAACGTGGTGACCTATCCGGTGTTGGTTGCCGCGTCGAACACGGATCTGAAACTATTGCCGGGAATGACGGCGAGTATTTCCTTTGCCGTCGATTCCCAAAAGGACATTCTGAAAATCCCAAATGCTTCGCTGCGCTTCTACCCGGAAAATGTGGAGTGGGTGCGAAGCGAAGACCGCAAACTGCTTGATAGTTCTCGTTGGGCCAGTCAAAAAGAGGACGACGAAAACCCTGAAGCGATTTCGGCTGGCGAGAAAGCGGATGCCCGACGCCGCAACAATCAACGACACGTCTGGGTGGTTGAAGGCGAGTTCCTGCGAGCTGTTGAGGTAACAACCGGATTGACGGAATACCGATACACCGAACTGGTTTCGGGCGATTTAAAAGAAGGTGATCAGTTGGTCACGGGACAGGAAACCTAA
- a CDS encoding ABC transporter permease has protein sequence MTFLDTLRIAIRALLKNKMRAALTVLGVVIGIAAVTTMVSIGQSASTLVQNQFLALGTNVILVLPGSTERGGVQQAGAPTLTADDSVAIGQQCSTVLASSPVLWFGGQVIYGNSNANPKELLGVGADYLTVRNWDLEAGGFFTLDEMDSSAKVCVIGQSLISKLFQTSNPIGKQIRIQNIPFRVIGVLEKKGANMVGDDQDDLILMPHTTVSKRLYGSKMQNVHALMVSARSPSQMTAATKQIRQLLYERHEIPLGEPADFQVQSTTEIAAMLGIITGTLTLMLSAIAGISLLVGGVGIMNIMLVSVTERTREIGIRMAIGARGKDILRQFLIESVVLSSIGGAIGVALGTAASVGATMLINELSPAQDWPIIVSLPAAAVAMVFAAAVGIFFGYYPARRASRLDPIDALRYE, from the coding sequence ATGACGTTCCTTGACACGCTTCGAATCGCAATCCGTGCGTTGCTGAAAAACAAGATGCGAGCGGCGCTGACGGTGCTTGGTGTGGTAATCGGCATCGCCGCCGTGACGACCATGGTGTCGATTGGACAAAGTGCGAGCACTCTGGTGCAAAATCAATTCTTGGCACTCGGAACCAACGTGATCTTGGTGCTTCCAGGAAGCACTGAACGAGGCGGGGTCCAGCAGGCGGGTGCGCCGACGTTGACAGCCGACGATTCCGTCGCGATTGGTCAACAATGCAGCACGGTCCTCGCATCGTCACCGGTCCTTTGGTTCGGAGGGCAAGTGATCTATGGAAACTCCAATGCAAACCCCAAGGAACTGCTCGGCGTTGGGGCCGACTACCTGACCGTACGCAATTGGGACCTCGAAGCGGGTGGTTTCTTTACGCTGGACGAAATGGACTCCAGTGCCAAAGTTTGTGTCATCGGCCAAAGCTTAATTTCAAAGCTGTTTCAAACCAGCAATCCAATCGGAAAGCAAATCCGTATTCAAAACATTCCCTTTCGTGTGATTGGTGTTTTGGAGAAGAAGGGTGCTAACATGGTTGGCGACGACCAAGACGACCTGATCTTGATGCCACACACCACGGTCAGCAAACGGCTCTATGGATCAAAAATGCAGAACGTTCATGCGTTAATGGTTTCGGCGCGATCGCCAAGCCAAATGACTGCGGCGACAAAGCAAATCCGACAACTCCTTTACGAACGGCATGAGATTCCGCTTGGTGAACCGGCTGATTTTCAGGTTCAAAGCACGACCGAAATCGCAGCGATGCTCGGCATCATCACGGGAACCTTGACGCTGATGCTGTCTGCGATCGCCGGTATCTCGCTGCTTGTGGGCGGCGTTGGAATCATGAACATCATGCTGGTGAGTGTCACCGAGCGAACGCGAGAAATTGGAATCCGCATGGCCATTGGCGCTCGAGGCAAGGATATTCTGCGGCAATTCCTGATCGAGTCGGTTGTGTTGTCGAGCATCGGAGGGGCGATTGGGGTCGCGTTAGGTACAGCGGCATCGGTCGGTGCAACCATGCTAATCAACGAGTTGAGTCCCGCACAGGATTGGCCAATCATCGTCTCACTGCCAGCGGCGGCCGTGGCAATGGTGTTTGCTGCCGCAGTCGGCATCTTCTTCGGTTATTACCCGGCTCGGCGAGCCAGTCGGCTCGACCCCATTGATGCCTTGCGATATGAATGA
- a CDS encoding ParA family protein, translating to MRSIAVINQKGGVGKTTSSVNLSAALADRGHRVCLLDLDPQAHASLHLGITAIDGEASMYEVLCGDASMAQARRRVNDRLCVVPSNLDLAAAELELAGEVGREMILRDKLEDDDESFDYLILDCPPSLGVLTVNALVAVNEVFLPLQPHFLALHGLSKLLRTVEVVSRRLNSHLRLSGVMLCMYDSNTRLAAEVSTDITDFFLASKGSREFYRSAKFFETRVRRNIRLAEAPSFGQSIFQYAPDSNGAVDYQSLAEEVIAQTSTATGAAVKAAA from the coding sequence ATGCGTTCGATCGCTGTGATTAACCAAAAGGGTGGTGTTGGAAAAACCACCAGCTCCGTCAATCTGTCGGCTGCCCTTGCCGATCGTGGCCATCGCGTCTGCTTGTTGGACCTCGACCCACAAGCTCACGCCTCGTTGCACCTTGGTATCACGGCCATCGATGGCGAGGCAAGTATGTACGAAGTGCTATGTGGTGACGCCTCGATGGCTCAAGCGCGGCGCCGAGTCAACGACCGTCTGTGTGTCGTGCCTTCGAATCTGGACCTCGCAGCGGCTGAATTGGAATTGGCGGGTGAAGTTGGACGCGAAATGATCCTTCGCGACAAGCTTGAAGATGACGACGAATCGTTTGACTACTTGATTCTCGATTGCCCGCCAAGCTTGGGCGTCTTGACCGTCAACGCACTCGTCGCGGTCAACGAGGTCTTCTTGCCGCTTCAACCCCACTTTTTAGCGTTGCACGGGCTGAGCAAGCTGCTCCGTACCGTTGAAGTCGTTTCTCGGCGTTTGAATAGCCACTTGCGGCTCTCGGGCGTGATGCTTTGCATGTATGATTCGAATACCCGGCTGGCAGCCGAAGTTAGCACCGACATCACCGATTTCTTTCTTGCCAGCAAGGGATCACGCGAGTTTTATCGGAGTGCCAAATTTTTCGAGACGCGGGTCCGCCGCAATATTCGACTCGCAGAGGCTCCCAGTTTCGGTCAGTCGATTTTTCAGTACGCACCGGACAGTAACGGGGCGGTCGATTACCAATCGCTGGCCGAGGAAGTTATTGCACAAACCTCTACCGCGACGGGCGCCGCCGTCAAAGCAGCCGCATAA
- a CDS encoding ECF-type sigma factor, producing MPNSTNVSHWIDQVKLGDSVAANQLWHHYYDRLVRMTQAKLRGQNRGVSDEEDIVLSVFESFYRAAEQGRFPDLAGRDDLWRLLLKMSARKVVDKRRHDQRQRRGATAKVQPIHGIGDEQAMIEVIGNEPTPEMVLMMTESFDQLLKLLGDEHVGGGQLQEIAIGKMEGHSNADLAERMQCSERTIERRLNLIREKCRQELIDRDEPPT from the coding sequence ATGCCAAACAGCACCAATGTTAGCCACTGGATCGATCAGGTCAAACTTGGCGACTCGGTCGCAGCCAATCAGCTCTGGCATCACTACTACGATCGACTCGTTCGCATGACTCAAGCGAAACTGCGAGGTCAGAACCGTGGCGTTTCGGACGAGGAGGATATCGTCCTCAGCGTCTTCGAGAGCTTCTATCGGGCAGCCGAACAGGGACGTTTTCCCGATTTGGCGGGCCGCGATGATCTTTGGCGGTTGTTGTTGAAGATGTCTGCTCGAAAAGTGGTCGACAAGCGACGGCACGACCAGCGTCAACGCCGGGGCGCGACGGCAAAGGTCCAGCCGATTCATGGCATCGGTGATGAACAAGCGATGATCGAAGTGATTGGTAACGAACCGACGCCGGAGATGGTGCTGATGATGACCGAATCCTTCGATCAGCTTCTGAAACTCCTTGGCGACGAGCACGTTGGTGGTGGGCAGTTGCAAGAAATCGCGATCGGAAAGATGGAAGGCCATTCCAACGCCGACCTAGCCGAGCGAATGCAGTGCTCGGAGCGAACGATCGAACGTCGGCTCAATCTGATTCGTGAAAAGTGTCGCCAGGAGTTAATCGATCGCGATGAACCACCGACTTGA
- a CDS encoding ABC transporter ATP-binding protein, producing the protein MMALIELRDVRRVYDLGEVKVHALRTVTLDIELGEYIALVGPSGSGKSTLMNTLGCLDRPTHGSYLLDGEEIVTMTRDERAKLRNRQLGFVFQNFNLLNRTSALENVELPLMYARGVSARERRSRAKEMLTKVGLGDRLYHHTSQLSGGQQQRVAIARALVNRPSILMGDEPTGNLDSKTSREVIELFRELNDTNQITVILVTHDQNVARNARRTIVLRDGEVVEDTTDFHRVVDALNVDES; encoded by the coding sequence ATGATGGCGTTGATTGAACTGAGAGATGTGCGGCGAGTCTATGATCTTGGCGAAGTCAAAGTACACGCCTTGCGCACCGTAACCTTGGACATTGAACTCGGTGAATACATCGCGTTGGTCGGCCCGTCCGGTAGCGGAAAATCGACATTGATGAACACGCTCGGGTGCCTCGACCGACCCACGCACGGCAGCTATTTGCTCGACGGCGAAGAAATCGTCACGATGACGCGAGACGAACGCGCGAAACTTCGGAATCGTCAATTGGGGTTCGTGTTCCAGAACTTTAATCTGCTCAACCGAACCTCTGCACTCGAAAACGTCGAACTGCCACTGATGTACGCTCGGGGTGTGTCGGCCCGAGAACGCCGCAGTCGAGCTAAAGAGATGCTGACGAAGGTAGGACTCGGCGACCGGCTCTATCATCACACCAGCCAGTTGTCGGGCGGGCAACAACAACGCGTCGCCATTGCTCGAGCCCTTGTCAATCGCCCTTCGATCTTGATGGGGGACGAACCCACCGGCAACCTCGATTCGAAAACCAGCCGGGAAGTGATCGAGTTGTTTCGCGAACTGAATGATACGAATCAGATCACGGTGATTTTGGTCACACACGACCAAAACGTCGCACGCAACGCTCGGCGGACGATTGTGCTGCGTGATGGAGAAGTCGTCGAAGACACGACCGACTTCCATCGCGTGGTGGACGCATTGAATGTCGACGAATCGTAG
- a CDS encoding alpha/beta hydrolase, with protein MTDSPSQTKPKRGSLLRKVRAASGTVAITYGILCAGLVAMETRLVYPGAYMDADTSRSLNSSPAIETVHYESAAAVSLSGRLLERRKGDRIVLFFHGNATKAIWEDRLIERLARNFNATVMAAEYRGFDGARITPTEKGVVMDCIAARDYLCRRYEKRPDEIILYGQSLGGGCAAAVAADGSAKALILERTFDSTVDVAAKMYWFIPVRLLMRNRFDSVERLRTYQGPLIQIHGRSDEILPIENASRLFDSVGSENKQWIEVEQMGHNDRLPDSVLRKTVDTLLRMERLKSTQI; from the coding sequence ATGACAGATTCCCCATCCCAGACCAAGCCCAAGCGGGGCTCGTTGTTGCGTAAGGTTCGCGCCGCGTCCGGGACGGTGGCGATCACCTACGGGATCCTCTGTGCGGGGCTTGTCGCGATGGAAACGCGGTTGGTCTACCCAGGGGCCTACATGGACGCGGATACCAGCAGGAGCTTGAATTCAAGTCCTGCGATCGAGACGGTTCACTATGAATCGGCTGCGGCCGTATCGCTGTCGGGGCGGCTGCTGGAACGCCGCAAAGGTGATCGTATCGTCTTGTTCTTTCATGGCAATGCGACCAAGGCGATTTGGGAAGATCGTCTTATCGAACGGCTGGCCCGCAACTTCAACGCGACGGTGATGGCGGCCGAATACCGTGGATTTGATGGCGCCCGCATCACGCCCACCGAAAAGGGCGTCGTGATGGACTGTATTGCTGCGCGTGATTACCTTTGTCGCCGCTACGAGAAGCGACCGGACGAAATCATTCTGTATGGTCAATCGCTGGGCGGCGGATGCGCTGCGGCCGTAGCAGCCGATGGCAGTGCGAAGGCCTTGATACTGGAACGCACGTTTGATTCCACCGTCGATGTCGCAGCCAAGATGTATTGGTTCATCCCGGTACGCTTGCTGATGCGAAACCGATTTGACTCGGTCGAGCGGTTGAGAACCTATCAGGGGCCGTTAATCCAGATCCATGGTCGCAGCGACGAAATCCTCCCGATCGAGAATGCTTCCCGGCTGTTCGATTCTGTCGGCTCCGAGAACAAGCAATGGATCGAAGTCGAGCAGATGGGGCACAACGACCGGCTTCCCGATTCGGTGCTTCGTAAAACGGTCGATACACTCCTGCGAATGGAGCGGTTGAAGTCAACGCAAATATAG